The DNA sequence AAGGTGTGTTGTTGGGTTGGTGTTGTTAGACTGGTGTAGTTGGGCTGGTGGTGTTGAGTTGGTGTGGTTGGGCTGGTGGTGTTAGGCTGGTGTATTTGAGCTGGTGTATTGGTATTAACAATTGGtgtattaattaattaattaattattggTGTATTAACAATTCGGGTTGGTGATGTTGATTTGGTGCAGTTGGGCTGGTGTAGTTGAGCTGGTGTAGTTGGGTTGGTGATGTTGATTTGGTGTAGATGGGTTGGTGTAGTTGGACTGGTGGTGTTGGGGTGGTGGTATTGGATTGGTGTTGGGTTGGTGTAGTTGAATTGGTGTAGTTGGACTGGTGGTGTTGGGTTGGTGTAGTTGCGTTCGTGTTGTTGCGTTTCCCTGTGTTGGACTGGGTGGACAGTGCTTGTCCAGCTCTGGCTGCGCTCTCCCAGTCACCCGGCAGGGGAGGCACAGCCCTTACGTGCGAGTCATGCTGGAGGTGAGCTGGATTTAATGAGGAAGTCGATAGCGAAACTGGAGAGATTAATCTTTCATCTGCAGCGGCTGAAAACCGATGCTTCCTCATTAATCCACCACTCTCATGCTGCAGCCACTTCCCTTGGTTGGCTTTTTCCATCCTGCCATTTGGCTGTTGGCCACGTTCATGCTTACAGGCGTCTTTGAAAGTCTTTGAAAGGAGGTGTACCAGTGGGAGGGCTTTCCTTGCTCTTAATCcatttggtttttaaagaaaaagattgaaTTCAAGAGGTGCCCGGGCAGCAGGTCAGATTAGCACATGGCACAAGGGATCTGCTTCCTTTACAAAGGTGCTTAGAGGGGGATACCCAAGAAAGGCATCAGGAGCCATGAAAAAAGGCTCCTGGTGACATGGGACTCTCGCATTACAGCTACACAAAGGTCAGTGGGACAGGGCTGCCGTACCCCGTTACCTCGGCAGTTGCTTTCCCGTGGTTGCAAGAGGCCGTAAAACCTGAAATAAACCCACGGAGCTTGGCCCTGTGAGAGTCATCCTTGAAAACGAACCTCTGGCAGGctccagggatgctgcaggCTCCCAAAACCTCGTATTAGGAACTACCTCATCCACCTGCAGCATTCCCAGAGGTCAACCACAGGGTTTGGAGGCTGCACATGGAGCAAGGGTTTCCCTTCAGCCCAGCTCCATCATGGCCCTACGGACACGCTGTCACCCCCCTCCACCTGCACCGACCCCGGGGAAAAGGTGATACTCAGGACTGGGCCTCCTGCAAGTCTTCGGTGATGCTTGGACGTGGGCTTGAACCCCCAAATCCAACAACCTCCTAAACAGCAACAAACCTCACGATTTTTCAGGCCAGTTGCAGTGGTTTTGagggtggtgttttttgttcCAGTTGGCACTGaaaggagaggagctggaggtaTTGATGTGCTTAAAGTTAAGGGTGGACTAAGGTGCTTTGTGAAGTCAGGTCGAATAATGAGGTAATTATGCATTAAAagggatttttgttgttgttctctatttttttttatctgaaggGGAAATACAGTAGCGCTGgcacattttaaatgcattcttGTGCAAGTGGTGCGTTTAATGAGCCTGAAAGGAAGCAATCTCTGATTGAAGGccatttcttcctgctttcaaGTTGAAAACATGAAGTGATGTCCCTTGAGCAGCTCCTGGAGAGGTGGGATGAGGGTCCCTGTGGGATGTGGGGGCTCTTTCACCCGCCCCGGCTCCCGTGGGTACCGTCAGCTCGACACAGGCTCTGGTGGGGCTGGGACATGGGGCTGGGATGTGGGTAAAGAGGAATAAATGAGGaaggaggtgatttttctcAAATAATGATGTGctgatgtttaaaaatgaaattcaaagcCACCTCTCGTGATTTGGGGGCATCAAAGCAATCGCTCATGAGTATCCGTGAGCATCCGTGATGAGGGAGCTGCGGGATCGATGTCCTGCTCACACAGCAGCTCAAcatctggttttcttttctgccaCGTCCATTTTTTATGCTAATTTTAGCAATGAGAAATGTGTATTTGAGTTGATACTGCGCGATATTTAATGAATATTGATTGCTGGGCATAATTAGGAAGTACATAGCCATAAGAAACACACAACACATGCGCATCCCTTAATAGCGGGAGAGAGCTGAacccttctcctgcttgcaaGTGCATCTGGCTGGCTGATGTGTCTCAAGTGCAGGAGAGGAAGAGCTGTTCAAAGGGAAGAAATGAAGCATcgaaagcaaaataaatcatagaatcaatcacagaatcacagaatcaatcaggttggaagagacctctgggctcatcgagtccaaccattgccctgacaccaccatgtcaactagaccatggcactaagtgccatgtccaggcttttcttaaacacctccagagacggtgactccaccacctccctgggcagcccgttccaatgtctaatgacccttgctgagaagaaaaaagaagaaaaaaatcaatgaagttAGCTTGTAAATAGAGGGAAAGTAGTTTGCTGAGGCCCAGAGATGGTCACAGGAATTCCTGGGAAGAAGCTGGCTCTGATACAGGAGTTAAAAATGCCCGATGCTGTAAATTTTGAAATAGGTGGATTTGGGAATGTGTTTtagctaaagaaaaatatgtggaaAGCGAAGCagtagtattttaaataaactccAAGTATTTAATTCCCGTTGCTCTCTAGGCAATACCTGTAGCTGGAAGCTTGCCAGCGTCTGCTTGGGGATTTCTCGTTGCTCCCTGGCCCAGTGCgtgggctgggggaggctgtgGGCTTGTGATGGCTTCAttgaggcattaaaaaaaaaaggaaaaagcctgAAGTTTCCCTGTTTTAGAGGACTTGTGGTGTATTTTGGTGTTGCATCGCTTGGGCTGTCCTGAGAGCCCCGCTGTTCCCACTCACCACATGGGGAGTGGGGCAGAGTTGGgaatttagttttaatttaggTTTTGGgtcttttggggttttatttagCACTTTAGCCCATCTGTTCGTTTACACGGGGTCAACGCTGGCTCCTGGTTCAGCAGCCAGGAGATGCTTTGCCTTGATGTGAGATGTTTGTTTGACTTCTCCAATGAACCCCGATAATTCCCGAGAGTGCAGCATCTTCAATGCAAACCCAAGAGACATCTCATTcccccattttttcccccaaatattTAACATGGGACCTTCTGCTTGCATAACATAGTGGATTAGTGACCCAGCAGTGACACGCCATCCGCAAAAGCTTCTTCCATTCTCTTGCCTGAAAATGCCCTATTTATTCTCCAACTTCACCCTCTTTTGGGAAAATAGGGGTTTTGGGATGTGGCAGTGAGCAGGGAAAtcctggggctgctgtgggtgATGAAGAGGCTGAAAATCTTCCCCATCCGGATCAGGGATGCCACAGTCAGGGCTGACTATGGCCGTATCCTTCTTTCCTGCCCCGTCATGGGCTTTAAAACCTGTTATGCAAAACCCCTGCAGATGTTCTTCTTCTAAGGCAAATGATTGAGGCACTCCCAAACCTTGTAGGTATTAAATAGGTGGGTAAATATCCAAATTGTTGGACAAGCTGGTGAGAACAGTGTATACCGGAGCAGCAGAACTCAACTCAACTCAACTCAactcagcccagcccagcccagtcCAGCCCAACTGTGGGATGCAAACAGCATCTCCCTAACGCTCCTCTAGCAATGGCTTGCAGGAGCCAGGGAAGTCTAAGAATatagtttaataaaaaattgctttttctccctgcaaGCCTTTTTCTGCGCAATCCTTGTGCAGGAACCCCCCACCAATGTTTTGCTAGGCAGTAAGGTTGGGTTTTGTTAAGCCAGGGTTTCCCTGGTTCCCTGCTCTGCACCCAGCTCTCGCACAGCAATGGGAGCCCCTGGAGTGAGGGtgcacccagcagcaccaccGATGCTGGTTTTGGGAAGCCAGGACGCACTGCGAATGCCCAGAGatgctgtgcctcagtttccccacctgtaAAGTGgcctttggggagggggagggatggCAGAAGAAGCTAGTTTCCCCGTGATGCTGATATCAGTGTTTTCCCCATCCTGTGTTAGATTGAAAAGGCAGCgttaaattattttgcaaactCTTTGTTTTTGTACACAAAGggcagtgctgcagggcagggctttGTTTTGACCGGAGCCTTTTGTTGCATCCGgttgctgggttgcaaaaataGATGAGGGTGTCTCCAGGACTCTTGGTTATCGTTTTCCAAGTTGGTTGGTTATTGCAGTGAACCTGTTCCCGTGGCTCTTTTAGTTTTCAGCAACTTTTTGCGGGGATTTGGGGCCATTTCCATGAGGACTCGTGGGCTGTGGGTTGTGATGCTGGTTGGCGAGGAGCTCTAAGCAAAGTCCCAGGTGGATTCCCAGGCAGATCTTATGGTTCAACCTCAGCACATGTTTTGGGGCCAGTTTTGACCCCTTGGACACGGGGATGCTCTCGTTGCAGGTGTCCTGTCTCTGCGGCTCCGCGCCATGCCTACTCTGCGGCTGCTGCCCCTCGGCTAAGAACTCCACCGTCTCCCGCCTCCTCTtcaccttcttcctcttcctcggCACCCTCGTGTCCATCATTATGATAATCCCTGGCGTGGAGAAGGAGCTGCACAAGGTAAATAACTCCCGGAGGTTGCTGGGCTTCATTGCCATGGGGAAGAGGTTTAGTTTGTGGTGGGTCTGTGAGACTGAATCATAAAGTGAATTTTTGGGGTGTGATGATGcttctgttcccttttttcTGAGCATCTCCCTGGGAGAGGGTGTTATTAACCCTGGTTTTGCACAGAGGGGAAGATGCAGTGTGATAATTTCATGCATTGTCTAGTTTCCCCAGCTATGTCTCAGGAAAGTTTCTGACATCTCATTCTTGGGGTTCAACCTGGCCAATTGCCTTGCAagtcatggaatcacagaatcacagaatcaatcaggctggaagagacctctgggatcatcgagtccaaccattgccctgacaccaccctgtcaactagaccatggcactaagtgccacgtccagtcttttcttaaacacctccagagatggtgactccaccacctccctgggcagccccttccaatgtctaatgaccctttctgagaagaaattcttcctaatgtccaacctgaacctcccctggcgaagcttgaggctgtgtcctcttgtcctgtcgctatGGAGGTGGGACTTCCGATGCAGGGAGATGAGATCTGCCAGCTGAGCTAGTGCGAAGGCTGGGCTCAGCTTTTTGGGAAATGCTGGTTTCATCTcagctttctgcagagctgcagggtggCTTTAGCTGTGTCACCGCACCGCTGTCCCCAAGCAGGCCAACCACTTGTTTGATGGGTGTCATTGGAGCAGTCGTGGGCTGGCCCATCTTTGGTGGCACCAGGGCTCTTGGTGGGTGCGGGATGCTGGGGTGATGCTCACCCTCCCATTGCCTTTGCAGCTCCCCGGCTTCTGCGAAGGCAGTGGGTCGGTGCTGGGGGTCCAGACCCACGTTGACTGTGGCAGCTTCCTGGGCCACAAAGCCGTGTACCGCATGGGCTTCGCCATGGCcgccttcttcttcctcttcgCTGCGATCATGGTCTGCGTGCGCAGCAGCAAGGACCCGCGAGCCGCCGTGCAGAATGGGTGAGCGTTGGTCCCGGGGGATGGATGCTGGTGTGGGGGCAGACCCCCCCTTCCCTGCTGGGTTCCCGCTTGCAGACCgtgtctcctctctcctcccgcAGCTTCTGGTTCTTCAAGTTCCTGGTGCTGGTGGGGATCACGGTGGGGGCCTTCTACATCCCCGACGGTGCCTTCACCTCAGGTGAGGAGCTGCCCCCCTTTGCCAAATTCCCATTATCCCTGCTTTTAActggtttttcttctcccttcaaGTCTGGTTTTACTTTGGTGTGGTCGGCTCTttcctcttcatcctcatccAGCTCGTCCTCCTCATCGACTTCGCCCACTCCTGGAGCCAGCTGTGGCTGCGCAACGCGGGCGAGGGCAGCTCCAAGGGCTGGTACGCAGGTTGGTACGGCTGGGGGTGGGTGACACTGAGCTGGTGGGGCCTCGgggctctgctccagcctctttcctttttgttttctcctccagccCTTTGCATAGTCACCTTCATCTTCTACGCCACCTCCATTGCGGCCATAGTGCTGCTCTACGTCTACTACACCAAGCCCGAGGGCTGCACGGAGGGCAAGGTCCTCATCAGCATCAACCTCATCCTCTGCCTCATCATCTCTGCCATGTCTATCTTGCCCAAGATCCAGGTGAGTCACTGGGAGGCTGGTTGCTGTGTCACCGCAGGGTACAGGACTAGCCCTGAGCGCCCACCATTGTGTTTGCAGGATGCTCAACCACactcggggctgctgcaggcatcCCTCATCACCCTCTACACCATCTATGTCACCTGGTCTGCCCTGGCCAACGTACCAAGTAAGTAGGATGAGGCCTCAGGTTCAAGAAGGGGGTGCACAGGGCAGGACCACACACTGGGGTGGGTGCTTTGCCCCCCTGGGTCTCTTGGGGCTGAGGAAACGTGCTGAACCCCCTGCCTGTCACCCCCCAGCCCAGACCTGTAACCCCACGCTGCTGGTGAGGAACAGCACCAGCTCGGCGATGGGCACCCAGCCGCTGACAACCTGGTGGGACGCCCCAAGCATCGTGGGGCTGATAATCTTCATCCTCTGCACCCTCTTCATCAGGTGAGGACTTGGCTTGTGACCCTGGGGACTGAACCGTCCCTCTGCCTGCCCGGAGCAGAGAGGCATCAGGAGGCTTTTAGGGAAAGGCGATGCTGGAGGGGAGGTCACAGCTTGGTCCAGGGTTTTTGTCACCAAGTGCATCTTGCAAAGCCATCCCGGTCCTCAGGGGCACAGGCAGGCTGCCCTGAGGGGTTCATAGAACCATCGAATGGTTTGAGTtgctcatctagttccaaccccctgccatgggcagggacaccttccaccagaccaggttgctccaagccccatccaacctggccttgaacactgccagggagggggaaacCACAGcggctctgggcaacctgggccagggtctcaccaccctcacagcaaagaatttcttcctcatatctcatctcaatctcccctctttcagtttaaaaccgttccccctcgtcctatcactccatgcccttgtaaaaagcccctctcagctttcctgtagccccttcaggtactggaaggtgctagaaggtctccccggagccttctcttctgcaggctgaacagccccatctctctcagcctgtctccagagcagaggggctccagccctctgagcatctccgtggccttctctggactcgctccaacagctccgtgtccttcctatgttggtgcccccagagctggatgcagcactgcaggggggtctcacgagagcggagcagaggggcagaatcccctccctcaccctgctggccacgctgctggggatgcagcccaggacacggttggctttctgggctgccagcgcacgttgccggctcatggtgagcttcttgtcacccatcacccccaagtccttctcctcagggctgctctcagtccattctccccccagcctgtatttgtgcttgggattgccccgaccgatgtgcaggaccttgcacttggccttgttgaacttcatgtggttcgcacaggcccagctctccagcctgtccaggtcc is a window from the Nyctibius grandis isolate bNycGra1 chromosome 24, bNycGra1.pri, whole genome shotgun sequence genome containing:
- the SERINC2 gene encoding serine incorporator 2 isoform X1 encodes the protein MGACLGVCSVLSCVSCLCGSAPCLLCGCCPSAKNSTVSRLLFTFFLFLGTLVSIIMIIPGVEKELHKLPGFCEGSGSVLGVQTHVDCGSFLGHKAVYRMGFAMAAFFFLFAAIMVCVRSSKDPRAAVQNGFWFFKFLVLVGITVGAFYIPDGAFTSVWFYFGVVGSFLFILIQLVLLIDFAHSWSQLWLRNAGEGSSKGWYAALCIVTFIFYATSIAAIVLLYVYYTKPEGCTEGKVLISINLILCLIISAMSILPKIQDAQPHSGLLQASLITLYTIYVTWSALANVPTQTCNPTLLVRNSTSSAMGTQPLTTWWDAPSIVGLIIFILCTLFISVRSSDHPQVNKLMLTEESGAGAGGETAAVESGPHRAYDNEQDGVSYNYTFFHLCLLLAALYIMMTLTNWYRPDESSQVLRSPWTAVWVKICSSWAGLLLYLWTLVAPLVLPDRDFS
- the SERINC2 gene encoding serine incorporator 2 isoform X3, translated to MIIPGVEKELHKLPGFCEGSGSVLGVQTHVDCGSFLGHKAVYRMGFAMAAFFFLFAAIMVCVRSSKDPRAAVQNGFWFFKFLVLVGITVGAFYIPDGAFTSVWFYFGVVGSFLFILIQLVLLIDFAHSWSQLWLRNAGEGSSKGWYAALCIVTFIFYATSIAAIVLLYVYYTKPEGCTEGKVLISINLILCLIISAMSILPKIQDAQPHSGLLQASLITLYTIYVTWSALANVPTQTCNPTLLVRNSTSSAMGTQPLTTWWDAPSIVGLIIFILCTLFISVRSSDHPQVNKLMLTEESGAGAGGETAAVESGPHRAYDNEQDGVSYNYTFFHLCLLLAALYIMMTLTNWYRPDESSQVLRSPWTAVWVKICSSWAGLLLYLWTLVAPLVLPDRDFS
- the SERINC2 gene encoding serine incorporator 2 isoform X2, coding for MGACLGVCSVLSCVSCLCGSAPCLLCGCCPSAKNSTVSRLLFTFFLFLGTLVSIIMIIPGVEKELHKLPGFCEGSGSVLGVQTHVDCGSFLGHKAVYRMGFAMAAFFFLFAAIMVCVRSSKDPRAAVQNGFWFFKFLVLVGITVGAFYIPDGAFTSVWFYFGVVGSFLFILIQLVLLIDFAHSWSQLWLRNAGEGSSKGWYAALCIVTFIFYATSIAAIVLLYVYYTKPEGCTEGKVLISINLILCLIISAMSILPKIQDAQPHSGLLQASLITLYTIYVTWSALANVPTQTCNPTLLVRNSTSSAMGTQPLTTWWDAPSIVGLIIFILCTLFIRLNSPISLSLSPEQRGSSPLSISVAFSGLAPTAPCPSYVGAPRAGCSTAGGSHESGAEGQNPLPHPAGHAAGDAAQDTVGFLGCQRTLPAHASAPQTTRRSTS